Proteins from a single region of Sphingomonas morindae:
- the leuD gene encoding 3-isopropylmalate dehydratase small subunit has product MQPVTRVEGRAYPLGRPNIDTDIIIPAHWLKTVTREGLGRGAFETIRAEPGNVFDDPRFAGAPILIAGENYGCGSSREHAAWAMADMGLRVVIAPSFSDIHAGNAFKNGILTVVLPQPAVDRLLAVAAEHPITVDLESQTVTTPFQDRFAFAIDPFRRDCLLKGLDEIGITLEMDPAIAAFEARLAQDQPWIGGAAG; this is encoded by the coding sequence ATGCAGCCCGTCACCCGCGTCGAGGGCCGCGCCTATCCGCTCGGCCGGCCCAATATCGATACCGATATCATCATCCCCGCCCATTGGCTGAAGACGGTCACGCGCGAGGGGCTTGGCCGCGGCGCCTTCGAGACGATCCGCGCCGAGCCCGGCAATGTGTTCGACGATCCCCGCTTCGCGGGCGCGCCGATCCTCATCGCGGGCGAGAATTACGGCTGCGGCTCGAGCCGCGAACATGCCGCCTGGGCGATGGCCGATATGGGGCTGCGCGTTGTCATCGCGCCGAGCTTTTCGGATATCCATGCCGGCAATGCCTTCAAGAACGGCATCCTCACCGTCGTCCTGCCGCAGCCGGCGGTGGACCGGCTGCTCGCCGTCGCCGCCGAGCATCCGATCACCGTCGATCTCGAAAGCCAGACGGTGACGACGCCCTTTCAGGATCGCTTCGCCTTCGCGATCGATCCCTTCCGCCGCGATTGCCTGCTCAAGGGCCTGGACGAGATCGGCATCACGCTCGAGATGGATCCCGCCATCGCCGCGTTCGAGGCCCGGCTCGCGCAGGACCAGCCCTGGATCGGCGGCGCCGCCGGCTGA